In the genome of Streptomyces racemochromogenes, one region contains:
- a CDS encoding RlpA-like double-psi beta-barrel domain-containing protein, with translation MKTTIATAAVAVAVLAAGSGAVITVATASASETGDVAVSAQAATVAAKPEATVAAQPNATVVAEPAGSTLAPPAGGTTAQQPSKTPAPSGSPQPDTTTAPPPKPSKTATASPQPDQPGETYKGSATHYSPGLGACGKMIKESDLAVALDPTMFGAAYPSSTCGRKVVITYKGKSITATVLDKAPGAGRHGLDLTPGAFKALASLDKRKLDVTWRFAK, from the coding sequence ATGAAGACAACAATCGCCACGGCCGCCGTCGCAGTTGCCGTGCTCGCCGCCGGTTCTGGCGCCGTGATCACCGTCGCCACCGCCTCCGCTTCGGAGACCGGCGACGTCGCCGTCTCCGCCCAGGCCGCGACGGTCGCCGCGAAGCCGGAGGCCACGGTTGCGGCCCAGCCGAACGCCACGGTCGTGGCGGAGCCGGCCGGCTCGACCCTCGCTCCGCCGGCCGGCGGTACGACGGCGCAGCAGCCGAGCAAGACGCCCGCTCCGTCAGGCAGCCCGCAGCCCGACACGACCACCGCACCGCCCCCGAAGCCGAGCAAGACGGCGACGGCCTCTCCGCAGCCGGACCAGCCGGGTGAGACCTACAAGGGCTCCGCGACCCACTACTCCCCCGGCCTGGGCGCGTGCGGGAAGATGATCAAGGAAAGCGACCTCGCCGTCGCGCTCGACCCCACCATGTTCGGGGCCGCGTATCCGTCGAGCACGTGCGGACGCAAGGTCGTCATCACCTACAAGGGGAAGTCCATCACGGCGACGGTCCTCGACAAGGCTCCAGGCGCGGGACGGCACGGTCTCGACCTCACCCCGGGGGCCTTCAAGGCACTCGCCTCGCTCGACAAGCGCAAGCTGGACGTCACCTGGCGCTTCGCGAAGTAG
- a CDS encoding helix-turn-helix domain-containing protein has protein sequence MVWTQFTTAHLQGAQRYESWESMASQSLFRSRFTGPHLHDFLARSSALDLGNIQTFAQSLPPLEANRPPALIRQADPEVVHLWLTRRGLLGLSQSGRDVMAGEGDFVLYDSSRPCRGFAEAPDGRDIAGVIVQVPRALLPLHPNTLDALTITRIPGNTAIGTLLRTYLTDLMAHAPSYGKADAPRLGSATLDLLTLLLARTARDGRCLTLEARHTALRARIGHFIQQRLAEPDLTPASIAAAHRISVRYLHKLYQDDHMTVSALIRHTRLERIRRDLSDPRLGARCVSAIAARWGFPEPAHFSRAFRSAYGVTPSDYRRHALPDPVVH, from the coding sequence GTGGTGTGGACCCAGTTCACGACCGCCCATCTCCAGGGGGCACAGCGATACGAGAGCTGGGAGTCGATGGCCTCCCAGTCCCTGTTCCGCTCCCGGTTCACCGGTCCCCACCTGCACGACTTTCTCGCCAGATCCAGCGCACTGGACCTCGGGAACATCCAGACGTTCGCCCAGAGCCTGCCGCCCCTGGAAGCCAACCGGCCCCCCGCCCTCATCCGGCAGGCCGACCCCGAGGTCGTCCACCTCTGGCTGACCCGCCGGGGCCTGCTCGGCCTCAGCCAGTCCGGCCGCGACGTCATGGCCGGCGAAGGCGACTTCGTCCTCTATGACTCCTCGCGGCCGTGCCGCGGCTTCGCCGAGGCCCCCGACGGCCGGGACATCGCCGGAGTCATCGTGCAGGTGCCCCGCGCCCTGCTGCCCCTCCATCCCAACACCCTGGACGCCCTGACCATCACCCGCATCCCTGGGAACACCGCGATCGGAACGCTCTTACGCACCTACCTGACCGACCTCATGGCCCACGCCCCGTCCTACGGCAAGGCCGACGCCCCGAGACTGGGTTCGGCCACCCTCGACCTGCTCACGCTCCTGCTGGCCCGGACGGCCCGCGACGGGCGCTGCCTCACCCTCGAAGCGCGGCACACGGCCCTGCGGGCGCGCATCGGTCACTTCATCCAGCAGCGGCTGGCCGAGCCCGACCTCACGCCCGCGTCGATCGCCGCCGCCCACCGGATCTCCGTGCGCTACCTCCACAAGCTCTACCAGGACGACCACATGACCGTCTCCGCCCTGATCCGGCACACCCGCCTGGAACGCATCCGCCGCGATCTGAGTGACCCCCGACTCGGCGCACGCTGCGTCAGCGCGATAGCCGCCCGCTGGGGATTCCCGGAACCGGCCCACTTCAGCCGCGCCTTCCGCTCCGCCTACGGCGTCACCCCCAGCGACTACCGCCGCCACGCCCTGCCGGACCCGGTCGTGCACTGA